Proteins encoded within one genomic window of Methanosarcina barkeri str. Wiesmoor:
- the glyA gene encoding bifunctional serine hydroxymethyltransferase/L-allo-threonine aldolase, translating to MSYIEKTDPELFEAIKKEAERQEYKLNLIASENYASKAVMEAQGSILTNKYAEGYSGKRYYGGCDFVDIAEDLAIARAKKIFNAGYVNVQPHSGSGANMAVYFSVLKPGDTIMSMDLSHGGHLSHGSPVSFSGKLFNIVPYGVSKKTEMLDYSELMKKAKENKPQMIVCGASAYPREIDFKQFREIADEVGAYLLADIAHIAGLVVAGVHPSPVPYADFVTSTTHKTLRGPRGGIIISKTEELATRINKAVFPGLQGGPLMHIIAGKAVAFKEAMSEKFKQDQVQTVKNAKTLCKCLKEKGFDMVSGDTDNHLMLVNLNNMNITGKDAEAALSKAGIIANKNTVPFETRSPFITSGVRLGTPACTTRGMKETEMELIADYIETAITNSENDKILSETSDKVRELCSRFPVYC from the coding sequence ATGTCTTACATTGAAAAAACTGATCCGGAATTGTTCGAGGCTATAAAAAAAGAAGCCGAGCGCCAGGAATATAAACTGAACCTTATCGCATCTGAAAATTATGCGAGTAAAGCCGTAATGGAAGCTCAGGGATCGATTCTGACCAATAAATATGCCGAAGGATATTCCGGCAAGCGGTACTATGGTGGCTGCGACTTCGTGGACATTGCCGAGGATCTCGCGATTGCCAGGGCAAAGAAAATCTTTAACGCAGGCTACGTCAACGTCCAGCCTCACTCTGGTTCTGGGGCTAATATGGCTGTCTATTTCTCGGTTTTGAAGCCAGGAGACACCATCATGTCCATGGATCTCTCTCACGGCGGTCATCTTTCTCACGGCAGCCCTGTGAGTTTTTCCGGAAAGCTCTTTAATATTGTGCCTTACGGGGTCAGTAAAAAGACTGAGATGCTGGACTATTCCGAACTTATGAAAAAAGCAAAGGAAAACAAACCGCAAATGATTGTTTGTGGAGCTTCAGCTTATCCTCGTGAAATCGATTTCAAGCAATTCCGCGAAATTGCTGATGAGGTAGGAGCCTATCTGCTTGCAGACATTGCCCACATTGCAGGTCTTGTAGTTGCAGGTGTGCACCCGAGTCCAGTACCTTATGCGGACTTCGTTACCAGCACAACCCACAAAACTCTCCGAGGCCCAAGAGGCGGAATTATTATCTCCAAGACAGAAGAACTTGCGACCAGAATTAACAAAGCGGTTTTCCCCGGCCTTCAGGGTGGGCCTCTCATGCACATTATAGCCGGAAAGGCAGTAGCCTTTAAAGAAGCCATGAGTGAAAAGTTCAAACAGGATCAGGTTCAGACCGTAAAGAACGCAAAAACTCTCTGCAAATGCCTGAAAGAGAAAGGTTTTGATATGGTATCTGGCGACACGGATAATCATCTTATGCTTGTCAATCTCAACAATATGAATATAACAGGCAAGGATGCAGAAGCCGCCCTGAGCAAAGCCGGGATTATTGCAAACAAAAACACGGTGCCTTTTGAGACACGCAGTCCATTTATCACAAGCGGTGTAAGGCTCGGAACCCCTGCCTGTACCACGAGGGGTATGAAGGAAACAGAAATGGAATTAATTGCCGACTATATTGAGACCGCAATCACAAACTCAGAAAACGATAAGATCCTGTCGGAAACAAGTGACAAGGTCAGAGAACTCTGTTCAAGGTTCCCTGTTTATTGTTAA
- the folD gene encoding bifunctional methylenetetrahydrofolate dehydrogenase/methenyltetrahydrofolate cyclohydrolase FolD, which yields MLDEGYESRIIDGKVLAKKIEDEVRSGVEALVSGRGITPGLATVLVGDDPASKMYVRLKHRACERVGIQAEDHFLPAETSQEELISLINTLNKDQNVHGILLQLPLPKHLFPQEAMEAIAPEKDADGFHPYNMGKLMIGDEGLVPCTPHGVIRALEEYNVPVKGKNVVIVGHSNVVGKPLAAMFLNRNATVSVCHVFTDDLKKYTLDADILVVATGVKHLIKADMVKEGAVIFDVGITKEKDGVYGDVDFENVIKKAALITPVPGGVGPLTVAMLMKHVLGCAETNY from the coding sequence ATGTTAGATGAAGGGTATGAATCACGAATTATAGATGGGAAAGTTCTTGCAAAGAAAATTGAAGATGAAGTGAGGTCTGGAGTTGAAGCCCTTGTAAGTGGCCGGGGAATTACGCCTGGACTTGCTACTGTCCTTGTTGGCGACGACCCTGCTTCCAAAATGTATGTCCGCCTGAAGCACAGAGCCTGTGAACGTGTGGGCATTCAGGCAGAAGACCACTTTCTTCCGGCAGAAACCAGTCAGGAGGAACTTATCTCCCTGATCAATACCCTTAACAAAGACCAGAATGTGCATGGAATTCTGCTTCAGCTCCCGCTTCCGAAACATCTCTTCCCTCAGGAAGCAATGGAAGCAATAGCTCCTGAGAAAGATGCGGATGGCTTTCACCCCTACAATATGGGAAAGCTAATGATCGGTGATGAAGGGCTTGTTCCATGTACTCCACATGGAGTTATCCGGGCGCTTGAAGAATATAATGTGCCTGTAAAAGGCAAAAACGTGGTTATTGTCGGGCATAGCAATGTTGTCGGAAAACCATTGGCAGCAATGTTCCTTAACCGGAATGCAACAGTCTCGGTTTGTCATGTATTTACAGATGACCTTAAGAAATACACTCTTGACGCAGATATTCTGGTGGTTGCAACTGGAGTCAAACACCTTATCAAAGCTGACATGGTAAAGGAAGGCGCAGTAATCTTTGACGTGGGTATTACCAAGGAAAAAGATGGCGTATACGGAGATGTAGACTTCGAAAACGTGATCAAAAAAGCAGCCCTAATCACTCCTGTTCCTGGCGGCGTAGGCCCTCTGACAGTTGCCATGCTTATGAAGCACGTACTTGGATGTGCAGAAACGAATTATTGA
- the folP gene encoding dihydropteroate synthase, which translates to MVVDTEICGIKIGDRYPAHVMGIINFSPESFYGNSVVSPDSALETAQKMVEEGATFLDFGARSTWLHAKPISRKQELERILPVLEALEGNVDAVISVDTMFSEIAEEALKMGADIINDVSGFTADPRMIEVVADYGCPAVVMASNKVPGDPLGMDAIIESLDSIIQAAEAGGINPEKLILDPASGRWIEEKLPIYDFETLDDFERLKIFEKPLLAALSRKSFIGDVLGKPATERLYGSLAAAAIAVYKGAHIIRTHDVPETADVVKLSGAIRSRPSIVKEGRYEVSVVEVKTPQDAAIAMRKLGVTTTGSKVMQNKSIHLMLKIRNLTTTEALIVKQEILARGGDAALTRNAVSHETEMTDVLVMGTLLQLGRLARKLEGQARSLPLIAEMIRECIAERSDLEYRYLR; encoded by the coding sequence ATGGTTGTTGATACTGAAATTTGCGGTATAAAAATAGGAGATCGATACCCTGCGCATGTAATGGGTATTATTAACTTTAGTCCTGAGTCTTTTTACGGAAATTCGGTCGTAAGTCCGGATTCTGCGCTTGAGACAGCTCAAAAAATGGTTGAGGAAGGAGCAACCTTTCTGGATTTTGGAGCCCGTTCAACCTGGTTACATGCCAAGCCCATTAGCAGGAAACAGGAACTTGAACGTATTTTGCCAGTGCTTGAAGCACTGGAAGGCAATGTGGATGCTGTGATTTCCGTGGATACAATGTTTTCTGAAATCGCAGAAGAAGCTCTCAAAATGGGAGCTGATATCATAAATGATGTTTCCGGTTTTACAGCAGATCCCAGAATGATTGAAGTAGTGGCAGATTACGGATGTCCTGCTGTTGTCATGGCCTCAAATAAAGTACCAGGTGATCCTCTTGGGATGGACGCCATTATCGAATCTCTTGATTCTATCATACAGGCCGCTGAAGCAGGTGGCATAAATCCAGAAAAACTCATACTTGACCCTGCATCCGGCAGGTGGATCGAAGAAAAACTTCCCATCTATGACTTTGAAACCCTTGACGATTTTGAACGCCTTAAAATTTTTGAAAAGCCTTTGTTAGCAGCTCTCTCAAGAAAATCTTTCATAGGAGATGTACTCGGAAAACCTGCAACTGAAAGGCTTTATGGCAGCCTGGCTGCAGCAGCTATTGCAGTCTACAAAGGTGCCCATATTATCCGTACGCATGATGTACCTGAGACCGCTGATGTTGTAAAGCTTTCAGGAGCTATAAGGAGTAGGCCAAGTATAGTAAAAGAGGGCAGGTATGAGGTCTCTGTGGTCGAGGTAAAGACACCACAGGATGCAGCAATTGCAATGCGGAAACTTGGGGTTACTACGACAGGCTCAAAGGTAATGCAGAATAAAAGTATCCATCTTATGCTGAAAATTCGTAATCTTACGACCACAGAAGCTTTGATAGTAAAACAGGAAATACTTGCCCGAGGAGGGGATGCAGCCCTGACAAGAAATGCAGTTTCTCACGAAACGGAGATGACTGATGTGCTTGTAATGGGCACTCTGCTTCAGCTTGGACGTCTTGCCAGGAAACTTGAAGGACAGGCGCGTTCCCTTCCACTTATTGCCGAAATGATCCGCGAATGTATTGCAGAGCGTAGCGATCTGGAATATCGATATTTGAGGTAG
- a CDS encoding methylenetetrahydrofolate reductase C-terminal domain-containing protein, with protein MIITSAKPLEEILNLLQDEDDIFIIGCNVCAAKLKTGGEPEVLEMIRQLEKNGKHIVGWALPTAACSVRSFDSLVQKNEKITEARCILVMGCGSGVSTVASVTEVPVFGSNDTLSLGGSSEGKLLLDQCKMCGKCTIGEFGGICPKSRCPKGLLNGPCGGAIDGMCEVNRENDCVWTLIYNRLKKINRLDLLYTVHAPQEHRVD; from the coding sequence ATGATTATAACTTCAGCAAAACCCCTTGAGGAAATCCTGAACTTGTTACAGGACGAAGATGACATATTTATTATCGGATGCAATGTCTGCGCTGCAAAACTGAAGACCGGTGGAGAACCCGAAGTGCTTGAGATGATCAGACAGCTTGAGAAAAACGGAAAGCATATAGTAGGTTGGGCTCTCCCCACAGCAGCCTGCAGTGTCCGGTCTTTTGACTCCCTGGTTCAAAAGAATGAAAAAATAACTGAGGCACGCTGTATTCTGGTTATGGGCTGCGGTAGTGGAGTTTCAACAGTTGCCAGTGTAACGGAAGTTCCTGTGTTCGGCTCAAATGATACGCTTTCTCTGGGAGGTTCAAGCGAAGGCAAGCTGCTTTTAGACCAGTGTAAAATGTGTGGAAAATGCACAATTGGTGAATTCGGAGGAATCTGTCCCAAATCACGGTGCCCAAAAGGACTTCTAAACGGGCCCTGTGGGGGAGCTATTGACGGGATGTGTGAAGTCAACAGAGAGAACGATTGTGTATGGACTTTGATTTATAATAGGTTGAAAAAAATCAATAGACTTGATCTCCTTTACACAGTTCATGCCCCTCAGGAGCATAGAGTTGACTAA
- a CDS encoding methylenetetrahydrofolate reductase, whose amino-acid sequence MLFNFREKLNSSKFLVTAEVSPPKGTKFSVSLEDVRQLKGIADAINVTDNQCSIMHMSSLAFSKLLLDAGHEPIMQLTCRDRNRIGLQSDLLGAYALGIRNICVMTGDFPSCGDHPGSKPVYDLDSVQLLQLVRKLDSGINFTGNRLDGGTSFCAGAVSGIDPEKPLQLIKLEKKVRCGADFIQTQAVYDVGMFEEFMEAISHIEVPVIAGLIPLKSLGMAEFMNRNISGVHVPEEIMLRIKDAPDPVEEGLSIASETIKEITKLSRGVHIMPVGSHKNTARLLSMAGISGK is encoded by the coding sequence ATGCTCTTTAATTTTCGTGAAAAACTGAATTCCAGCAAATTTCTGGTTACTGCTGAAGTCTCCCCCCCTAAGGGCACAAAATTCTCAGTTTCCCTCGAAGATGTTCGCCAGCTCAAAGGCATTGCAGATGCTATAAACGTTACGGACAACCAGTGCTCAATTATGCACATGAGCTCCCTGGCTTTTAGCAAACTTCTGCTTGATGCGGGGCACGAGCCTATTATGCAGCTTACCTGCCGGGACAGAAACAGGATAGGACTTCAGTCCGATCTTCTTGGAGCGTATGCTCTAGGTATCCGGAACATCTGTGTGATGACAGGAGATTTTCCTTCGTGTGGAGATCACCCAGGTTCAAAACCTGTATATGATCTTGATTCCGTACAGCTCCTGCAACTTGTCCGGAAACTTGACTCAGGCATTAATTTTACAGGAAACAGGCTGGACGGAGGGACCTCTTTCTGTGCAGGTGCGGTTTCTGGCATAGACCCCGAAAAACCTTTGCAACTCATAAAACTTGAAAAGAAAGTCAGGTGCGGAGCTGACTTTATCCAGACTCAGGCGGTCTATGATGTGGGCATGTTTGAAGAATTTATGGAAGCTATAAGCCACATTGAAGTGCCTGTAATTGCAGGCCTGATTCCTCTAAAATCTTTAGGCATGGCTGAATTCATGAACAGGAATATTTCGGGGGTTCATGTACCTGAAGAAATCATGCTTCGTATAAAAGATGCACCTGATCCTGTCGAAGAAGGTCTTTCAATAGCTTCAGAGACTATAAAGGAGATTACGAAACTCTCAAGAGGGGTCCATATTATGCCTGTAGGCTCTCATAAAAATACCGCAAGACTGCTTTCTATGGCAGGAATTTCCGGGAAATAA
- the cofE gene encoding coenzyme F420-0:L-glutamate ligase — protein MSSENTSIQIFGIKTPIIKEGDDIVQILDKALEEAGLVPIDGDIFVLAESAVGTAERRVVKLASVTPGERAKMLGEQYGIDPREMELVLQECDEIFGGVPGAALTITKGVLAPNAGIDASNVPEGYVILLPEDPRKSSEIIRYRLEQRYSCRLGVIIGDSRTQPLRLGCSGIALGVSGFVPVEDARGTDDIYGKPLRITYKAVADNLVSAAELLMGEAGERVPCVLIRGAPVSMINESPDMPTISMEGCMYFGNIIKGRPENKNCKRDV, from the coding sequence ATGAGTTCAGAAAACACTTCCATCCAGATATTTGGGATTAAGACCCCTATTATAAAGGAAGGGGATGATATCGTACAGATTCTAGATAAGGCTCTGGAGGAAGCAGGGCTTGTCCCTATTGATGGGGATATTTTCGTACTTGCAGAATCTGCAGTTGGCACTGCGGAAAGAAGAGTCGTCAAGCTTGCAAGCGTGACTCCCGGTGAAAGGGCAAAGATGCTTGGGGAACAGTATGGGATTGACCCCAGGGAAATGGAACTCGTGCTTCAGGAATGCGATGAGATTTTTGGAGGCGTGCCCGGAGCTGCTCTTACAATTACAAAAGGTGTCCTGGCTCCAAATGCAGGGATCGACGCTTCAAATGTCCCTGAAGGCTATGTAATCCTGCTTCCGGAAGACCCGCGAAAAAGTTCCGAGATTATCCGGTACAGGCTTGAGCAACGTTACTCATGCAGGCTAGGGGTAATTATAGGAGACAGCAGGACCCAGCCTCTCAGGCTTGGTTGCTCGGGAATTGCGCTTGGAGTATCAGGCTTTGTACCTGTGGAAGATGCGCGTGGAACTGACGATATCTACGGGAAACCTCTCCGTATTACATACAAAGCTGTAGCAGATAACCTTGTCTCGGCTGCCGAACTCCTTATGGGAGAAGCCGGGGAAAGAGTGCCATGTGTGCTTATCCGTGGTGCTCCTGTAAGCATGATAAATGAGTCGCCTGATATGCCAACGATCTCAATGGAAGGCTGTATGTATTTCGGCAACATAATCAAAGGTCGGCCTGAGAATAAAAACTGCAAGAGAGATGTATAA
- the trxA gene encoding thioredoxin, with protein sequence MKPMLLDFSATWCGPCRMQKPILEELEKKYGDKVEFKVVDVDENQEMASKYGIHAVPTLIIQKDGTEVKRFMGVTQGSVLASELDKIL encoded by the coding sequence ATGAAACCAATGTTATTGGACTTTTCCGCAACATGGTGTGGACCTTGCAGGATGCAAAAACCGATTCTTGAAGAGCTTGAGAAAAAGTACGGGGATAAGGTTGAGTTCAAGGTTGTCGATGTGGATGAAAACCAGGAAATGGCTTCCAAATACGGCATACACGCGGTCCCAACGCTGATTATCCAGAAAGATGGGACTGAAGTAAAGCGCTTCATGGGAGTTACCCAGGGTAGTGTACTGGCATCGGAACTCGATAAGATCCTCTGA
- a CDS encoding DUF1699 family protein, which yields MKIRVVSSREEIFTLNPNERVVHLAFRPSNKDVLGLVETCPKIEVIQLPKSYMATVSKSIEMFLQMQRIQLIEGDVWGHRKDINEYYTIPSSVTEKIKEMRSEGISTEDIEAKISRENMLNPEMVAYIITKESPA from the coding sequence ATGAAGATCCGAGTGGTTAGTTCCAGAGAAGAAATCTTTACACTTAATCCGAATGAGCGCGTTGTTCACCTGGCATTCAGGCCATCGAACAAAGATGTTTTGGGCCTGGTTGAGACCTGCCCAAAAATTGAGGTAATTCAGTTGCCGAAATCCTATATGGCTACAGTTTCAAAATCCATAGAAATGTTCCTTCAGATGCAGAGAATTCAGCTCATCGAAGGCGACGTATGGGGCCACAGAAAAGATATAAACGAGTATTACACCATTCCGTCCTCAGTGACTGAAAAAATAAAGGAAATGAGGTCTGAAGGTATATCCACTGAGGATATTGAAGCAAAGATTTCCAGGGAAAATATGCTTAACCCTGAAATGGTCGCTTATATCATAACCAAGGAATCCCCTGCCTGA
- a CDS encoding MBL fold metallo-hydrolase, translating into MISKKLIDLGVLALRQRNSRGTFKPHISLRFRDKVGDLRTFSIDTTRTVGKRPQPDAYLITHAHSDHHGKSAMLSPNAVCSEKTAIALEIRHDRKYAGSMCRLGDEIDIEGTKVKTFPTEHTKGASAFYWENDVGTRILVTGDVKDASNLPPCDVLITEANYGDPEDPSCHFADDLEGMKSALFEKGPVAFGAYEFGKAQRAVELIREFGYDGAICMEARTRALTRSMLEDAGELAGLDSREGDGVFIVAPWNLDKLPWNMKKYVLSCRMDYPYPTIRISDHLDACGLEDMVRKLSPEVTLVYHPGGNRPSKFSKHLNSIGIDSISIDQIGNVLSNEFI; encoded by the coding sequence GTGATTTCTAAAAAACTGATTGATCTTGGTGTGCTGGCGCTCAGGCAGCGTAATTCTCGCGGGACTTTTAAACCGCACATATCTCTCCGGTTCAGGGATAAAGTAGGGGACTTGCGCACCTTTTCCATTGATACTACCAGGACGGTTGGAAAGCGTCCCCAGCCCGATGCTTATCTTATAACTCATGCCCATTCCGACCATCACGGAAAATCGGCTATGCTCTCCCCCAATGCTGTTTGTTCGGAAAAAACTGCGATTGCGCTTGAAATCAGGCACGACAGAAAATATGCGGGCAGCATGTGCAGGCTTGGGGATGAAATCGACATAGAAGGAACAAAGGTAAAGACCTTCCCTACGGAACATACCAAAGGCGCGAGTGCTTTTTACTGGGAAAACGATGTAGGGACAAGGATTCTGGTTACAGGCGACGTCAAAGATGCAAGCAATCTTCCCCCCTGTGACGTCCTTATCACTGAAGCTAACTACGGAGATCCTGAAGATCCTTCCTGCCATTTTGCAGATGACCTTGAAGGCATGAAATCCGCACTTTTTGAAAAAGGGCCAGTGGCCTTTGGAGCATATGAATTCGGAAAGGCCCAGCGTGCAGTCGAACTCATAAGAGAATTCGGATATGATGGTGCCATTTGCATGGAAGCAAGGACAAGAGCTCTTACCCGCAGCATGCTTGAGGATGCCGGGGAACTGGCAGGGCTTGACTCCAGAGAAGGTGATGGGGTTTTTATAGTTGCTCCCTGGAACCTTGACAAGTTGCCATGGAATATGAAAAAATACGTTTTAAGTTGCCGCATGGATTATCCTTACCCAACAATCAGAATAAGCGACCACCTTGATGCTTGCGGACTTGAAGATATGGTCAGGAAACTTTCTCCTGAAGTTACTCTTGTCTATCACCCGGGAGGGAATAGGCCTTCAAAATTCTCAAAACATTTAAATTCGATAGGAATTGATTCGATATCTATAGATCAGATCGGTAATGTTTTAAGTAATGAATTTATTTAA
- a CDS encoding Rab5-interacting family protein, translated as MSKQNPKSKSRKEPAKISEATSEVPASKIETPEKKTFIKERTPEEKQKEHRDGIVKTVVAALLGTIAGVLCFQLYGAGEDRIWYAVLTIVIGLTYYIQKFLYPQLKISVKEFKFKDWFYVEFIVIDFFLVVWTLLLN; from the coding sequence TTGAGTAAGCAAAATCCGAAGTCAAAGTCCAGAAAGGAACCTGCAAAAATATCAGAGGCTACTTCAGAAGTTCCTGCATCAAAGATTGAGACTCCAGAGAAGAAGACTTTTATCAAGGAAAGGACGCCTGAAGAAAAACAAAAGGAGCATAGGGACGGAATTGTAAAGACGGTAGTAGCCGCATTACTTGGCACAATCGCAGGAGTTTTATGTTTCCAACTGTACGGGGCCGGAGAAGACAGGATCTGGTATGCTGTACTTACAATCGTCATCGGGCTTACGTACTACATACAGAAGTTTCTATATCCCCAACTCAAGATCAGTGTAAAGGAGTTCAAATTCAAGGACTGGTTCTACGTCGAGTTTATAGTCATTGATTTTTTCCTTGTCGTCTGGACTCTCCTCCTGAATTAA
- a CDS encoding COR domain-containing protein gives MESNKTTDLIRRAQRNKVTALRLSYKNLTSLPPEISELKNFTKLYISYNQLTSLPPEISELKNLKQLDISYNQLTSLPPDISKLKNLTQLNIRNNQLTSLPPGISKLKNLKQLDISENQLTSLPSGITELKDLTQLSISKNQLTSLPPEISKLKNLKQLSISRNQLTSLPPEILELKSLTQINIYENQLTSLPHEISELKSLTQLSISGNQLTSLPSEIANLESLTQLDISRNQLTSLPLEITELKNLTQLDISSNKLTSLPPEILKLGIDIEWGNNSAEKGIFLEGNPLEKPPIEIVKQGREAVINYFKSLEGEKKPLNEVKVLLVGDGEAGKTSLLKRLLGEGFDGNEHQTQGINIKKWGFKDKDKEIKVNFWDFGGQEIMHATHQFFLSKRSLYILVLDSRRDEKAEYWLKHIRSFGGDSPVLVALNKIDENPSFELNRKFLQEKYPSIKGFFRISCKEDRGIEGFSQKLKKELLKVEHMQIEWAKSWFEVKTKLEKMSCNFITYEEYRNICLEENVGDKSSQNTLVDFLNDLGVIVHFKDISLLDTHVLEPKWITEGVYKIINSEILAKKKGVLRFSMLDEILEQKKEGDYYYPPERYGYIINLMKKFELCYSIDEETVLLPDLLAVPEPNFDFDSNEALKFFIEYDFLPRSIMPRFIVKMHRDIKDDLQWRTGVVLENKQFNSCAVIKSDNEAKRIYINVNGCQKRDYFSSILFNLREINRSFEKLKAIEKIPLPDESEIAVSYEHLVNLEEMGIDLFVPEGSKKKYRVSDLLGTVNNLSKQEELLKEILNILKKNNEDEKLEEIFKFLKKIADESDNEETLFRKLNKVIMLKPSVAGCGVDFNEAINLFFKRKRQKY, from the coding sequence ATGGAATCAAACAAGACTACGGATCTAATAAGAAGGGCTCAACGAAATAAAGTAACTGCATTACGCTTGTCTTACAAAAATCTTACTTCATTGCCACCTGAAATCTCAGAGCTGAAAAATTTTACAAAGCTTTACATATCTTACAATCAACTGACTTCATTGCCACCTGAAATCTCAGAATTGAAAAATCTTAAGCAACTTGATATATCTTACAATCAATTGACTTCACTACCCCCTGATATTTCAAAATTGAAAAATCTTACTCAACTCAACATACGTAATAATCAATTGACTTCGTTACCTCCTGGAATATCAAAGTTGAAAAATCTTAAGCAACTTGATATATCTGAAAATCAACTGACTTCGCTACCTTCTGGGATTACTGAGTTAAAAGATCTTACTCAACTTTCTATCTCTAAAAATCAACTGACGTCGTTACCTCCTGAAATATCAAAGTTGAAAAACCTTAAACAACTTTCCATCTCTAGAAATCAACTAACGTCGTTACCTCCTGAAATATTAGAGTTGAAATCTCTTACTCAAATTAACATCTATGAGAATCAATTGACTTCGCTACCTCATGAAATATCAGAGCTGAAATCTCTTACTCAACTTTCCATATCTGGAAATCAACTGACTTCATTGCCTTCTGAAATCGCCAATTTAGAAAGCCTTACTCAACTTGACATTTCTAGAAATCAATTGACGTCGTTGCCGCTGGAAATCACAGAACTCAAAAATCTTACTCAACTTGACATAAGTTCTAATAAATTGACTTCGCTGCCGCCAGAAATTTTAAAATTAGGTATAGATATTGAGTGGGGAAATAATTCGGCAGAAAAAGGAATATTCTTAGAAGGAAATCCTCTTGAAAAGCCTCCAATAGAGATTGTAAAACAGGGTCGTGAGGCAGTTATCAATTATTTCAAGTCATTGGAAGGTGAAAAGAAACCGTTAAATGAAGTTAAAGTTTTGCTTGTAGGAGATGGAGAGGCAGGAAAAACCTCACTGTTAAAGAGGCTCTTAGGCGAAGGTTTTGATGGAAATGAACATCAGACTCAAGGGATTAATATCAAAAAGTGGGGATTTAAAGACAAAGATAAGGAAATAAAAGTTAATTTTTGGGATTTTGGTGGACAGGAAATAATGCATGCTACTCATCAATTTTTCCTTTCCAAAAGAAGCCTTTACATTCTTGTTCTGGATTCTAGAAGGGATGAAAAAGCCGAGTACTGGCTCAAGCACATAAGGAGTTTTGGAGGAGATTCTCCAGTACTGGTCGCCTTGAACAAGATTGATGAAAATCCCTCTTTTGAGTTGAATAGGAAGTTTTTGCAGGAGAAATACCCCTCAATAAAAGGTTTCTTCAGAATTTCTTGTAAGGAGGATCGAGGAATTGAAGGATTTTCCCAAAAATTAAAAAAAGAACTTTTAAAAGTTGAACATATGCAGATAGAATGGGCTAAAAGCTGGTTCGAGGTAAAGACAAAATTAGAAAAAATGAGTTGCAATTTTATTACTTATGAAGAATATCGAAATATATGTCTGGAAGAAAATGTGGGTGATAAGTCATCTCAAAACACGCTTGTTGATTTTCTCAATGATCTTGGAGTAATTGTACATTTTAAAGATATCTCATTGCTCGATACACATGTGCTTGAACCGAAGTGGATTACTGAAGGCGTTTATAAGATCATAAATTCGGAGATTCTAGCTAAGAAGAAGGGAGTTCTTCGATTCAGTATGCTAGATGAAATTTTAGAGCAGAAGAAAGAAGGCGACTACTATTATCCTCCTGAACGTTATGGTTACATCATCAATTTGATGAAAAAATTCGAATTATGTTATTCAATCGACGAAGAAACTGTGCTCCTTCCTGACCTGCTAGCAGTTCCAGAACCAAATTTTGATTTTGATTCTAATGAAGCTCTGAAGTTTTTCATTGAATACGATTTTCTTCCACGTTCAATTATGCCTCGTTTTATAGTGAAGATGCACAGGGATATAAAAGATGATTTGCAGTGGAGAACAGGTGTAGTTCTCGAAAACAAACAATTTAATTCCTGTGCTGTGATAAAATCTGATAACGAGGCAAAGAGAATTTATATTAATGTAAATGGATGTCAGAAACGAGACTATTTTTCAAGTATACTATTCAATTTGCGGGAAATTAACCGGAGTTTTGAAAAGTTAAAAGCTATCGAGAAAATTCCCCTTCCTGATGAATCCGAGATAGCTGTAAGTTACGAACACTTAGTTAATCTGGAAGAAATGGGCATTGATTTATTTGTACCTGAAGGATCAAAAAAGAAATATCGTGTGAGTGATTTGCTTGGAACAGTCAACAACTTGAGTAAACAAGAAGAATTGTTAAAAGAAATCCTTAACATTCTGAAGAAGAATAACGAAGACGAAAAACTTGAGGAGATCTTTAAATTTTTAAAGAAAATAGCTGATGAGTCTGATAATGAGGAAACTTTATTTAGAAAATTAAATAAAGTTATTATGTTGAAACCCAGCGTGGCGGGATGTGGAGTTGATTTCAACGAAGCAATTAACCTTTTTTTCAAAAGGAAAAGACAGAAATACTAA